One Natator depressus isolate rNatDep1 chromosome 6, rNatDep2.hap1, whole genome shotgun sequence DNA window includes the following coding sequences:
- the LOC141989928 gene encoding membrane-spanning 4-domains subfamily A member 15-like isoform X2, giving the protein MAAPGSTANGVLMFMPRNSAGVIHQGQGVSGAISQIPEMVQCGPQQFTVMNPGNQPLGSMYPRSPAEQVVQLKKVGMMEIFLKAQPKALGAIQILIGLMHIGFGGVAAVFVGYNVYISISVIGGYPFWGGLFFVISGSLSVAAENHRNTCLVRGSLGMNITSAIFSAIGIILFLTELIINVSDYWRNYEDAAKGITVMLFLMTILEFSVAVSTSYFACQAICYTPNTAMLFMPYATNANFGVPSAPMASPPPYTNRAYDSKEDTEQGAS; this is encoded by the exons ATGGCAGCACCAGGAAGCACGGCCAATGGGGTGCTTATGTTCATGCCCCGAAACAGCGCTGGTGTCATCCACCaaggccagggggtctctggtGCCATTTCCCAGATTCCTGAGATGGTGCAATGTGGGCCTCAGCAGTTCACAGTCATGAACCCTGGGAACCAACCTCTTGGGTCAATGTACCCCAGGAGTCCCGCTGAACAGGTCGTGCAGCTGAAGAAAGTAGGGATGATGGAGATATTCCTCAAAGCACAGCCCAAGGCCCTGGGG GCCATCCAGATCCTGATTGGGCTGATGCACATTGGCTTTGGGGGTGTGGCTGCAGTTTTTGTCGGATACAATGTTTACATTTCCATCTCCGTTATTGGAGGATACCCCTTCTGGGGAGGACTTTTT TTCGTCATTTCTGGATCCCTCTCGGTTGCAGCTGAGAATCATCGCAACACCTGTTTG GTGAGAGGCAGCCTGGGAATGAACATCACTAGCGCCATCTTCTCAGCCATTGGGATCATTCTCTTCCTAACGGAGCTGATTATTAATGTGTCAGATTACTGGCGTAACTATGAG GATGCTGCGAAGGGGATCACGGTCATGCTGTTCTTGATGACCATCCTGGAGTTCTCCGTCGCCGTCTCAACCTCGTACTTTGCATGCCAAGCCATCTGCTATACCCCCAACACC GCCATGTTGTTCATGCCATATGCTACCAATGCAAACTTTGGGGTTCCTTCTGCACCAATGGCCTCTCCACCACCTTACACCAATCGGGCTTATGACTCCAAAGAAGACACCGAGCAAGGGGCCTCATAA